A part of Herpetosiphon gulosus genomic DNA contains:
- a CDS encoding TVP38/TMEM64 family protein, with product MTTSTSTSTKSFWQRHWQKLLAAGFWVLLVGGYLWYSWRNQLSPAAAVGQLIELLKSDIGVLIYIGVYLLRPLIFFPATFLTLAGGSVFGSVWGLIYTVIGANGSALVAYTIGRFFGQPEQNQNQTGIVNGYIERLRRNSFETIMLMRLIFLPYDLVNYLAGILRINWKQFLLATMLGSFPGTLTFVLFGASFEGDFANAEFSFNPWAFAGSVIIFMISIAISRWLKRREAAKPAA from the coding sequence ATGACCACTAGCACATCGACATCGACCAAATCGTTTTGGCAACGCCATTGGCAAAAATTGCTCGCTGCGGGGTTTTGGGTGTTGCTGGTTGGCGGCTATCTCTGGTATTCATGGCGCAATCAGCTTTCGCCTGCGGCGGCGGTTGGTCAATTAATCGAACTACTCAAAAGCGATATAGGCGTGTTGATTTACATTGGGGTGTACCTGCTACGCCCGTTGATTTTCTTCCCAGCCACATTTTTAACGCTTGCTGGCGGCAGTGTCTTTGGCAGCGTTTGGGGCTTGATTTACACCGTGATTGGGGCCAATGGCTCGGCCCTCGTAGCCTATACGATTGGGCGTTTTTTCGGCCAACCCGAACAAAACCAAAATCAAACCGGCATCGTAAATGGCTATATCGAGCGTTTACGCCGCAACAGCTTCGAAACGATTATGTTGATGCGCTTGATCTTTTTGCCCTACGATTTAGTGAATTATCTGGCAGGGATTTTGCGGATCAACTGGAAGCAATTTTTGCTGGCAACCATGCTCGGCTCGTTTCCTGGCACGCTGACCTTTGTGCTATTTGGGGCATCGTTCGAGGGCGATTTTGCCAACGCCGAGTTTTCGTTTAATCCTTGGGCCTTTGCTGGCTCAGTTATTATTTTTATGATCAGTATCGCGATTTCGCGCTGGCTTAAGCGTCGTGAAGCCGCTAAACCAGCGGCCTAG
- a CDS encoding CDP-alcohol phosphatidyltransferase family protein: MVDQFLRQPKEQLLAPIAQRLQRVHPTIITLAAFGCGLAAAICAWQQMYWACFGCWLLNRLLDGLDGTVARLSNQQSDLGGYIDILLDVIIYALLPIGLVAGQPTLGNALTAAGLISSFYVNAISWAYLAAILEKRQQGAKAQAAMTSIAMPSGLIEGTETVLFFSLFIALPSHLSLLFQLMTALVVVTIGQRLIWAKRYLREEPRHDH; the protein is encoded by the coding sequence ATGGTCGATCAGTTTTTACGCCAACCCAAAGAGCAATTATTAGCCCCAATCGCCCAACGACTCCAGCGTGTACACCCAACTATCATCACCTTGGCAGCCTTTGGTTGCGGCTTGGCAGCGGCAATTTGCGCTTGGCAACAAATGTATTGGGCCTGCTTTGGCTGTTGGCTGCTCAATCGGCTGCTCGATGGGCTTGATGGCACGGTTGCGCGGTTAAGCAACCAGCAAAGCGATTTAGGTGGCTACATCGATATTCTGCTCGATGTGATTATTTATGCTTTGCTGCCGATTGGCTTAGTGGCGGGGCAACCGACGCTTGGCAATGCCTTGACTGCCGCTGGCCTGATCAGCAGCTTTTATGTCAATGCAATTTCGTGGGCCTATTTGGCGGCAATTTTAGAAAAACGCCAACAAGGAGCTAAAGCCCAAGCCGCTATGACCAGCATCGCCATGCCGAGTGGCTTGATCGAAGGCACTGAAACGGTGCTGTTCTTCAGTTTGTTTATTGCACTCCCCAGCCACTTGAGCCTGTTATTTCAGCTGATGACTGCCTTGGTTGTCGTTACGATTGGCCAGCGCTTGATTTGGGCCAAACGCTATCTTCGCGAGGAACCACGCCATGACCACTAG
- a CDS encoding ABC transporter substrate-binding protein has product MQATAGKRIWNLGLLIGLLSLIIASCGSNAATPTSAPSNTDLDLSNWARIEQAANGQTVNWYMWGGSDSINRFVDEFYGKALKERYNITLNRVPVADTVDVVNQLLSEKEAGKTTGAVDLIWINGENFASLKQAKLLRGDWGQNLPNSKYVNWNNPAVNLDFGEPVESLESPWSSAQFQLIYDSAKLQASDLPRSYAALKEYACANPGKVTYIAPGPGAFQGTRFVKQALFEVSGGAEQWLGAFNQQLWDQWSPKLWEYFNQLEGCLWREGSTYPKTENELHSLFANGEVDFSITQAIAGAGSLIKENLVPASARAFVFDDNMIGDFNYVAIPSTAPNPAAALVLANLILDPELQAAQILPENGFGLGYGIDPTKVSDPALAAKLASAAQQLGDPATPASDLAKSLRSDIAAEYQSLIEQGWDANVLRK; this is encoded by the coding sequence ATGCAAGCAACCGCAGGCAAACGGATTTGGAATTTGGGGTTGTTGATTGGCCTTTTGAGCCTGATCATCGCCAGTTGTGGCAGCAATGCCGCAACACCAACCAGCGCTCCCAGCAACACCGACCTTGATCTGAGCAATTGGGCCAGGATTGAGCAGGCCGCCAATGGCCAAACGGTCAACTGGTATATGTGGGGTGGCTCGGATAGCATCAATCGCTTTGTTGATGAATTTTATGGCAAGGCACTCAAAGAACGCTACAATATTACGCTCAATCGCGTGCCAGTCGCCGATACCGTCGATGTGGTCAATCAGTTGCTCAGCGAAAAAGAGGCGGGCAAAACTACTGGCGCTGTCGATTTAATTTGGATCAACGGCGAAAATTTTGCCTCTTTGAAACAAGCTAAACTGTTGCGTGGCGATTGGGGCCAAAACCTGCCCAACAGCAAATATGTCAACTGGAACAATCCCGCAGTCAATCTGGATTTTGGCGAGCCAGTCGAAAGCCTCGAAAGCCCATGGTCATCGGCTCAATTTCAGTTGATTTACGATTCAGCTAAGCTTCAAGCCAGCGATTTGCCCCGTTCGTATGCTGCGCTCAAGGAGTATGCCTGCGCCAATCCGGGCAAAGTTACCTATATCGCACCTGGCCCAGGCGCATTTCAGGGTACACGCTTTGTCAAACAAGCCTTGTTTGAAGTCAGTGGCGGCGCTGAACAATGGCTCGGAGCTTTCAATCAGCAATTATGGGATCAATGGTCGCCCAAGTTGTGGGAATATTTCAATCAGTTAGAAGGTTGCTTGTGGCGCGAAGGCAGCACCTACCCCAAAACCGAAAACGAATTACACAGCCTGTTTGCTAATGGCGAAGTTGATTTTTCAATCACCCAAGCAATCGCTGGAGCTGGCTCGTTGATCAAGGAAAATTTAGTGCCAGCAAGTGCCCGAGCATTTGTCTTTGATGATAATATGATCGGCGATTTCAACTATGTCGCCATCCCCAGCACCGCGCCAAATCCAGCAGCGGCCTTGGTATTAGCCAATTTGATTCTCGACCCTGAACTTCAAGCAGCCCAAATTTTGCCGGAAAATGGTTTTGGCTTGGGCTATGGCATCGACCCAACCAAGGTCAGCGACCCGGCTTTGGCAGCCAAATTGGCGAGTGCCGCCCAACAACTGGGCGATCCAGCCACGCCTGCCAGTGATTTGGCCAAATCGTTGCGCAGCGATATCGCCGCCGAATATCAAAGTTTGATTGAGCAAGGCTGGGATGCCAATGTGTTGCGAAAGTAA